aataaataaataaataaataaatagcagtcaacctcaaaaaaaaaaaaaacccaaaaaatatcTGAGGGAAAAAATGCAAGCATTATCGCAGAGCACACGATTTAATCAACAGGACAACAGGAGTGGGACTTACCTCCAAATTGCTTTTTCCAGTTGCAGGGGATCTTACATCTCTGGGTCTTCATGGTTTGCTTACACTCAGCTCCAGTCCGGGTGCCCTCTCGGGTGCCCAGCCCACAGTCCCCGCTggtgggcacacacacactccactgcCATTCTCCACAGTCAgacttcttcacttttttttctggaaggaaggaaggaagggagggagggagggagggagggagggaggaaggaaggaaggaagaacagtcAACACCTGGAAAACCCTGATTCCTCTAACAAAGCTCATTCCAGGGCGTGAGGTTGTGAGGTCTGTGCTTTCTACCTCCTTCTTCGCTGTCCAGTAAATACTGGCAACTTGATACATCTTAGCCAGATGATTGGCTCAATGAATGATCCAGAGAAGGGACAAGGAAAACTGAAAGAGACAGAACGTTAACTGAACTCTTACCATGTGCTAGGGACTATACAAGTGATTTGATGACAGCTCCTTTTAGAAGCAAACACTTCTGTAAAGGACGGTCAAAAACAGCGAAACGAAAAAATCAGGAAACATTTTGTTAGAAGTAATGGCTGTCAGATTAGCCATTTGTAAGGCTAGTCAATGACTTGTAAGGCAAGTCAATGTTCCTTTCTCTGTCGTAGAGATGGAATAATGTAAGATGAATGAggtggatcacagacctaaacaGACTCCCAGCCCTACAGCCTGCTATTTTTGACACTGGAAGTGACATAGAAAAGGTGCTATACtgctctgagcttcagtttcccccTTTATTAAGATAACATACAACAAAAATTCCTTGCAGGACTctctttgagggagagaggcaacATAAATAAAACACCTACTTGCTGGTCAGTGTTCCGTACAGAGTAGCTACTAATATGATCATTATGTTAATAATCATCATCTATATTTTAGGACTGGTGGAGGGGAGatcaatgggggtgggggtgtccctTAGGTTCTTCTAAATacttggaaagaaggaagggagtgagggaggacAAAAGCCAGGAAGTTGGATCAGATGGATGTTAATCCATAAACAGTCTTGCCTTCGTAACCCTACTGCTTACctggtttctctttcttccctgcttCAGCCGTGTCCACGGCtgccaaaatgaaaatgaatgccAGGAAGGCAGCTGCAAATTTTCGACGCTGCTGCAGGTACTGTTGGGACTGCATTCTAGGAataaacagagacacagaagaagGTGGTGTCAAcctaaggcagagagaaaggcttGTGGAACTCCTTACTGCAGGGctccattttccatttctagGATGTTAGATTTTAGGGAGATTTGCATCATTGCTCTTGGGCAAAATTCTATCTTTTCCCTCCGTCAGTCAACGAAGTGTTTTTCTGCAATTAGTCAGGTATCCACTGACAAAAATAACAACACTTCTCCACGTAAGAACTTCACACCCAATCATTTGCTAAGCACGACTCGAGAATTACGGAAGCCAAAGAATTTTCATGGCATGTTTTTTGACTAGACTCCCGCAGTTAATCTCGCTGATGGTGACATATGGTAATGCCAATAACTATAGTCTTCTTCATAACTACGCAGGATTCCTAGAAACAACCACGGTGTTGTAGTCCACATGGGTAATTTGAATGGACACAATTAACGGATTATCTGTGCCAGTATATGGTTTGCCTTTATCTTTAGATGGGTATGTGTCATAATGAgcaatatcttattttttagtttcccaTGATTATTTCATCATCGCTGTTCCATTATTCATTGGTCTACCAAAGAGTGCAGCACAAGACAGAGGTAGAGCCAGCATACTTTGATTCATTTCAAACACACTTACAAGCTCACATAAAATCGAAAAGTCATCTAAATTCTAGGATTTAATGAAGAGATTACACTGGTTGTAATTTGAAATTCTCCACATTTGGTATGAATCAAAAATCTCAGAATAACATTAGAAAGGCTCCCCTGGAACTTGAAGTCACTTGTGACAGCCAATTGTCAACATGGTCACCCATGGTTATTAGCTCtgagcattttgtttttctagaagagtgatttttacatttctttgagtGTGAACAATAaaacctatacacacacacacacacacacacacatacacacacaggattGAGATCATTCTGTTCTGCAATTTCTCATTCAAAATCATCTGTGAGATGATATCCTTGTCAGTGaatctgtctccctttctgtgaTATTGGAATGCTACCCtttattagtatttctttttcaatcGATGACTTGGGACTCTATCATATGAATGAAGCGTATTTCATTTACCAATTAAAATGAACAGTTTGATCATTTGGTCCTTTCACTGACTCTTAACTCCTAATTAGCTACTCGCCATCCTCATCACTTACTAAAATCTAATCCTAGATGCTTTGTTCATCCTCCTAACGCTAAATTTTTATAACTGTACCTCACTGCTGGTCACTCAGAAACGTTCCTATTGATTCTGAGACTTTTCCTGTGCCTTCCGTTGGGCACGAATGATTTGAAGAGCCAGTCTAGACTTACTGGCTGGCAAGGCTTCCTGGAGTTGACCGCCCTGTGCATCCATGCTGCTATACATTATCATATATTTGAATATCACGTAAAGTTGTTAGGTGCAAAGTGAATCAAAGTGGAGGTCTTCTGTTGTTTTCTCCAAAGGCTGTGCAAGAACCTGCTCACAGTGACTTCGCCACTTTGGACGCAGAGAGATTTCACTGGAGTTTTCTTAGAGGGTAAATTAACTTTTACCTTCAGAACTTTTGATGTATTTCTTTCCAAGTTAGAATTTGCCTTTATGTTCAATGATGATCTACAGATACCTGAAGCATTTAGACTGAATTAGAGTCATGCGAAAATTCAGAAATTCCCACTGAGAAAGCACAGTTCGCGAGTGAGCTTTCTGGCCACACAATGGGCTGATCATTTTATAGCCTTGTCATACATACGGcgggaggagaggacaggagc
This sequence is a window from Prionailurus bengalensis isolate Pbe53 chromosome A2, Fcat_Pben_1.1_paternal_pri, whole genome shotgun sequence. Protein-coding genes within it:
- the PTN gene encoding pleiotrophin, whose product is MQSQQYLQQRRKFAAAFLAFIFILAAVDTAEAGKKEKPEKKVKKSDCGEWQWSVCVPTSGDCGLGTREGTRTGAECKQTMKTQRCKIPCNWKKQFGAECKYQFQAWGECDLNTALKTRTGSLKRALHNADCQKTVTISKPCGKLTKPKPQAESKKKKKEGKKQEKMLD